One Tachypleus tridentatus isolate NWPU-2018 chromosome 3, ASM421037v1, whole genome shotgun sequence DNA window includes the following coding sequences:
- the LOC143247237 gene encoding ETS-related transcription factor Elf-5-like isoform X2, whose protein sequence is MKCSDTELLFEQLEELNPLLSTLDQTFYGDDKLHSMINPDQPSLQDHNFGLEDSETSISNSNILNHFSDFFFDEAVLSNLNDVHNIPPSVCRLTSLNDIDFADAMPDMSFKTKEVQDWNSSDVIEWIYWWANDLKLEAIDLNIPQFTDICGKDLMKMECHDFLQLEPQFGRKMFLSLQCLIGHHQIDGHENDVAGQGQFQLSSWTGQGSESWKDFLSQIIPGQNLCLGTTAVITKKVGTGRRGRPPKKDGKSRIRQAKGYGKLWEFIRDLLLSPVYNPSHIRWERREEGIFKFVQSDKVAKLWGERKRNSNMTYEKLSRAMRKAVWCINLALTP, encoded by the exons ATGAAATGTTCTGACACCGAACTTCTTTTTGAACAACTAGAGGAGCTGAACCCTCTTTTGTCGACATTAGACCAAACGTTTTACGG TGATGACAAGTTACACAGTATGATCAACCCAGACCAACCGTCCCTCCAG GATCACAATTTCGGTCTCGAGGACTCAGAGACTTCTATCTCAAATTCAAACATCCTGAACCATTTTAGTGACTTTTTCTTTGATGAAGCTGTATTATCGAATTTGAACGATGTTCATAACATCCCTCCATCAGTATGCCGGTTAACATCGTTAAATG ATATAGATTTTGCAGATGCAATGCCagatatgtcttttaaaactaaGGAAGTACAAGATTGGAACTCCTCAGATGTGATTGAGTGGATTTACTGGTGGGCTAATGATCTCAAACTGGAAGCCATAGACCTGAACATTCCACAGTTTACTGACATCTGCGGAAAAGATTTGATGAAAATGGAATGTCATGATTTTCTTCAGCTAGAGCCTCAGTTTGGGCGGAAAATGTTTCTATCTTTACAATGTTTGATTGGACACCATCAGATTg ATGGACATGAAAATGATGTAGCAGGACAAGGACAATTCCAGTTATCCTCTTGGACAGGGCAAGGATCAGAAAGTTGGAAAGATTTTCTCAGTCAAATAATACCTGGCCAAAATCTTTGCTTAGGCACAA CTGCTGTTATAACAAAAAAAGTTGGAACCGGTAGAAGAGGTAGACCACCAAAGAAGGATGGTAAATCAAGAATTAGGCAAG CTAAGGGCTATGGTAAACTTTGGGAGTTTATCCGGGACTTGTTACTCAGTCCTGTCTACAATCCAAGTCATATACGGTGGGAGCGAAGGGAAGAAGGGATTTTCAAATTCGTTCAGTCTGATAAAGTTGCTAAGCTCTGGGGAGAACGGAAACGAAACTCAAACATGACATATGAGAAACTGAGCAGAGCAATGAG AAAAGCCGTCTGGTGTATAAATTTGGCCCTTACGCCATAG
- the LOC143245900 gene encoding uncharacterized protein LOC143245900 has translation MRLRLKFLSSNSSLQIYVRSVVDSMKQQSRCCTVLLNKKNLSVLSPSKDSPRCKRLTAEVYRQADLVSTLGYSGHNAALVSTLGYSSDKRAPVSTLGYSSDKVAPVSTLGYSSDKVALVTTLAYSSDKIALVSTLGYSSDKAVLVITLGYSSNKVALVTTQGYSSDKVALVSTLGYSNDKVALVTTQGYSSDKVALVTTQGYSSDKVALVTTLGYSSDKIALVSTLGYSSDKAVLVITLGYSSNKVALVTTQGYSSDKVALVSTLGYSSDKAVLVITLGYSSNKVALVTTLGYSSDKAVLVITLGYSSDKAVLVTTIGYSSDKAVLVTTIGYSSDKVALVSTLGYSSNKVALVSTLGYSSD, from the exons ATGCGGTTGAGATTAAAATTTCTGAGCTCAAACAGTTCTCTTCAGATCTACGTTAGATCAGTTGTTGACTCTATGAAACAACAGAGCAGATGTTGTACAGTACTTCTTAATAAGAAGAACCTGTCAGTCCTGTCTCCATCAAAAGACAGTCCTCGGTGTAAG CGACTTACAGCAGAGGTTTACAGGCAGGCAGACTTAGTGAGTACACTAGGTTACAGTGGTCATAATGCAGCACTGGTGAGTACATTAGGTTACAGTAGTGATAAGAGAGCACCAGTAAGTACACTAGGTTACAGCAGTGATAAGGTAGCGCCGGTGAGTACACTAGGTTACAGTAGTGATAAGGTAGCTCTGGTGACTACACTAGCTTACAGTAGTGATAAGATAGCTCTGGTGAGTACATTAGGTTACAGTAGTGATAAGGCAGTACTGGTGATTACATTAGGTTACAGTAGCAATAAGGTAGCACTGGTGACTACACAAGGTTACAGTAGTGATAAGGTAGCTCTGGTGAGTACACTAGGTTACAGTAATGATAAGGTAGCACTGGTGACTACACAAGGTTACAGTAGTGATAAGGTAGCTCTGGTGACTACACAAGGTTACAGTAGTGATAAGGTAGCTCTGGTGACTACACTAGGTTACAGTAGTGATAAGATAGCTCTGGTGAGTACATTAGGTTACAGTAGTGATAAGGCAGTACTGGTGATTACATTAGGTTACAGTAGCAATAAGGTAGCACTAGTGACTACACAAGGTTACAGTAGTGATAAGGTAGCTCTGGTGAGTACACTAGGTTACAGTAGTGATAAGGCAGTACTGGTGATTACATTAGGTTACAGTAGCAATAAGGTAGCACTGGTGACTACATTAGGTTACAGTAGTGATAAGGCAGTACTGGTGATTACACTAGGTTACAGTAGTGATAAGGCAGTACTGGTGACTACAATAGGTTACAGTAGCGATAAGGCAGTACTGGTGACTACAATAGGTTACAGTAGTGATAAGGTAGCTCTGGTGAGTACATTAG GTTACAGTAGCAATAAGGTAGCACTAGTGAGTACACTAGGTTACAGTAGTGATTAG
- the LOC143247236 gene encoding carbohydrate sulfotransferase 4-like produces the protein MCYKMIRTKKLLLVLLCGLVTLMVIQWSLDKLFSVDRSPMLDNKGKLEEIKKNVFQQNGYDYSTSGLFQLWHAENKKRKIGKLVSFLPTNIKTPPLSNQTFVKQKTLLESKNKMKRINNSTKLLHPLSIKKTGSQTSPTRMNINPAESEVVVRHSTSHDVSSNQTLSVVNPVHSQNLKTKESMPEKVAPGTFQIANTFSNKKRILAKSQTSGNNKSSDKNHVKKILIVTYFRSGSTFLGDILQENPKTFYHFEPLHYMTYGERISSDKEREALQHIKDLFNCNFSKKYLDWAIMKKNQFLFRRNQYLWSSCRVRSTACFFLNFVESVCKRSWIQVMKVTRLSMQQIKHFVQSNPDLGIQVVYLVRDPRGIFSSRTTLNWCQNSSCSNYTQLCQEMSQDVQVFEALHQKQPHQFTLIRYEDLALSPEKETRNILQHLGLSYLKSTQRFLKEHTHTNKIETDAYSTRRNSSITAFQWLHRLNPTQTQHIQESCADVFNHLGYNNIWYPERLKLLNSSSVLQQLSSH, from the exons ATGTGTTACAAAATGATTAGAACAAAGAAGCTGTTGTTAGTGTTACTTTGTGGACTGGTCACTTTAATGGTTATTCAGTGGAGTCTGGACAAGTTGTTTTCTGTGGATCGATCCCCGATGCTTGATAACAAAG gaaaattagaagaaataaaaaagaacgtATTTCAACAAAACGGCTATGATTACTCAACAAGTGGTCTGTTTCAACTCTGGCATGCCGAAAACAAGAAGAGAAAGATTGGAAAGTTGGTCAGTTTTCTGCCTACGAACATAAAAACTCCGCCTCTTAGTAACCAAACATTTGTCAAACAGAAAACGTTATTGGAATCAAAGAATAAAATGAAACGAATTAATAATAGCACGAAACTCTTACATCCTCTTTCAATAAAGAAAACTGGCTCCCAAACTTCACCGACTAGGATGAACATAAATCCAGCAGAATCAGAAGTAGTAGTGAGACACAGCACATCGCATGATGTGTCAAGTAATCAAACACTCTCGGTGGTAAATCCCGTACACAGTCAAAACctaaaaacaaaagaatccaTGCCTGAAAAAGTTGCTCCGGGTACATTCCAAATAGCGAATACATTTTCTAACAAGAAAAGAATCTTAGCGAAAAGCCAAACTTCTGGTAATAACAAATCATCTGATAAAAATCACGTGAAAAAAATTCTAATTGTTACATACTTCCGGTCAGGATCTACTTTCTTGGGAGACATTCTTCAAGAAAACCCAAAGACTTTCTATCATTTTGAGCCTTTGCATTATATGACGTATGGAGAACGAATCTCTAGTGATAAAGAACGTGAAGCTTTACAACATATAAAAGATCTTTTTAACTGTAATTTCTCCAAAAAATATTTAGACTGggcaataatgaaaaaaaaccaaTTTCTGTTCCGAAGAAACCAGTATCTGTGGTCGTCTTGTCGAGTTCGGTCCACTGCCTGTTTCTTTCTGAACTTTGTGGAATCCGTCTGTAAAAGATCTTGGATTCAAGTAATGAAAGTGACACGACTATCCAtgcaacaaataaaacattttgttcaaagtAATCCTGATCTAGGGATTCAAGTTGTTTATCTTGTGCGTGATCCTCGTGGGATATTTAGCTCTAGAACTACTCTGAATTGGTGTCAGAATTCCAGCTGTTCAAACTATACACAGCTATGTCAAGAAATGTCTCAAGATGTACAGGTGTTTGAAGCACTTCATCAGAAACAACCTCACCAGTTCACTCTTATTCGTTATGAAGATCTCGCACTGAGTCCTGAGAAAGAAACTAGGAATATTCTCCAGCATTTAGGCCTCTCCTACCTAAAGAGTACACAGAGGTTTCTGAAAGAACACACCCACacaaacaaaatagaaacagATGCTTATTCTACTAGAAGAAATTCTTCCATTACTGCATTTCAGTGGTTACATCGTCTCAACCCTACTCAGACTCAACACATTCAAGAATCATGTGCTGATGTATTTAATCatctaggatacaacaatatATGGTACCCTGAGAGGCTAAAACTGCTGAACAGTTCTTCTGTCCTTCAGCAGCTCAGTTCTCACTAA
- the LOC143247237 gene encoding ETS-related transcription factor Elf-5-like isoform X1 has translation MKCSDTELLFEQLEELNPLLSTLDQTFYGDDKLHSMINPDQPSLQDHNFGLEDSETSISNSNILNHFSDFFFDEAVLSNLNDVHNIPPSVCRLTSLNDIDFADAMPDMSFKTKEVQDWNSSDVIEWIYWWANDLKLEAIDLNIPQFTDICGKDLMKMECHDFLQLEPQFGRKMFLSLQCLIGHHQIDGHENDVAGQGQFQLSSWTGQGSESWKDFLSQIIPGQNLCLGTTAVITKKVGTGRRGRPPKKDGKSRIRQAKGYGKLWEFIRDLLLSPVYNPSHIRWERREEGIFKFVQSDKVAKLWGERKRNSNMTYEKLSRAMRTYYNVGILAPVPKNEGLPKKLVYKFGPRATGWR, from the exons ATGAAATGTTCTGACACCGAACTTCTTTTTGAACAACTAGAGGAGCTGAACCCTCTTTTGTCGACATTAGACCAAACGTTTTACGG TGATGACAAGTTACACAGTATGATCAACCCAGACCAACCGTCCCTCCAG GATCACAATTTCGGTCTCGAGGACTCAGAGACTTCTATCTCAAATTCAAACATCCTGAACCATTTTAGTGACTTTTTCTTTGATGAAGCTGTATTATCGAATTTGAACGATGTTCATAACATCCCTCCATCAGTATGCCGGTTAACATCGTTAAATG ATATAGATTTTGCAGATGCAATGCCagatatgtcttttaaaactaaGGAAGTACAAGATTGGAACTCCTCAGATGTGATTGAGTGGATTTACTGGTGGGCTAATGATCTCAAACTGGAAGCCATAGACCTGAACATTCCACAGTTTACTGACATCTGCGGAAAAGATTTGATGAAAATGGAATGTCATGATTTTCTTCAGCTAGAGCCTCAGTTTGGGCGGAAAATGTTTCTATCTTTACAATGTTTGATTGGACACCATCAGATTg ATGGACATGAAAATGATGTAGCAGGACAAGGACAATTCCAGTTATCCTCTTGGACAGGGCAAGGATCAGAAAGTTGGAAAGATTTTCTCAGTCAAATAATACCTGGCCAAAATCTTTGCTTAGGCACAA CTGCTGTTATAACAAAAAAAGTTGGAACCGGTAGAAGAGGTAGACCACCAAAGAAGGATGGTAAATCAAGAATTAGGCAAG CTAAGGGCTATGGTAAACTTTGGGAGTTTATCCGGGACTTGTTACTCAGTCCTGTCTACAATCCAAGTCATATACGGTGGGAGCGAAGGGAAGAAGGGATTTTCAAATTCGTTCAGTCTGATAAAGTTGCTAAGCTCTGGGGAGAACGGAAACGAAACTCAAACATGACATATGAGAAACTGAGCAGAGCAATGAG GACCTACTACAACGTCGGCATTTTGGCACCGGTCCCAAAGAATGAGGGTCTTCCTAAGAAACTTGTTTACAAGTTTGGTCCTCGAGCCACTGGATGGCGCTAG